The following are encoded together in the Paraburkholderia dioscoreae genome:
- a CDS encoding MFS transporter gives MSSRTENASGDNAPADSQDRLVTWALALAQLVSWGSVYYSFSLLVVPMEQSMGWSRTATNAALSVGLLVSGFAAYPIGRWIDHGLGRRVMAVGSVIAAAMLLLWADAQSLTALFVAWIGLGISMAATFYDPVFAVVTHRYPRSFRTKITLITLVAGFASTVFIPLTQLLVGSVGWRTSLVVLAALNLIICLPVHVLAIRSSRADPGSRQTSGSVKLANDAATRRALRSPVFWALAMCFTAYYATFAALTFHLVPLMVERGVSNAVLVTTMALIGPAQVAARAVWFTFGRTVHVSTVGIIVVTLFPLSTIVLISAGHAAVLLWLFALCYGAANGMMTILRGTIVQDLMWTEGYGAVSGMLSFPSNVAKGIAPIAAASIWSFTHGYVAVEWTVFIVSILSAAAFFVAVRVSRHAATSVA, from the coding sequence ATGTCGAGTCGAACCGAGAACGCCAGCGGAGACAACGCGCCGGCAGACAGCCAGGACCGACTGGTTACATGGGCCCTGGCGCTGGCGCAGCTGGTCTCATGGGGCTCCGTCTACTACTCGTTCTCCCTGCTGGTAGTGCCGATGGAACAGTCCATGGGGTGGAGCCGGACAGCCACGAACGCCGCGCTTTCCGTTGGGCTCCTGGTTTCGGGATTTGCTGCGTATCCCATCGGCCGCTGGATTGACCACGGACTCGGGCGCCGGGTGATGGCCGTCGGCTCGGTAATCGCGGCGGCGATGCTGCTGCTCTGGGCCGACGCGCAGTCGCTGACGGCGCTCTTCGTCGCGTGGATAGGTCTCGGCATCTCAATGGCGGCCACGTTCTACGACCCGGTCTTCGCCGTTGTGACACATCGTTATCCGCGAAGCTTCCGCACCAAAATCACACTCATCACGCTGGTCGCAGGATTTGCCAGCACGGTCTTCATACCGCTGACCCAGTTACTTGTCGGCTCGGTCGGGTGGCGCACATCGCTTGTTGTGCTTGCGGCATTGAACCTGATTATCTGTCTGCCTGTCCATGTGCTGGCAATCCGCTCCTCGCGCGCTGACCCGGGCTCCCGGCAAACAAGTGGTTCAGTAAAGCTGGCCAACGACGCAGCCACACGTCGCGCGCTCCGTTCCCCAGTTTTCTGGGCGCTCGCCATGTGCTTCACAGCCTACTACGCGACGTTCGCGGCGCTCACATTCCATCTGGTGCCGCTCATGGTTGAGCGTGGTGTGTCGAACGCCGTGCTGGTCACAACCATGGCGCTCATCGGTCCAGCTCAGGTCGCCGCTCGTGCGGTGTGGTTCACGTTCGGCCGGACTGTCCACGTCAGCACCGTGGGCATCATCGTCGTGACGCTTTTCCCGCTGTCGACCATTGTCCTGATAAGCGCTGGGCACGCGGCCGTGCTGCTCTGGTTGTTTGCGCTTTGCTATGGCGCTGCAAACGGGATGATGACAATCCTGCGAGGCACAATTGTCCAGGACCTGATGTGGACTGAAGGATATGGCGCAGTCAGCGGTATGCTTTCCTTCCCATCAAATGTCGCGAAGGGAATTGCGCCGATTGCCGCCGCCAGCATCTGGAGCTTCACGCACGGATACGTGGCCGTCGAATGGACGGTGTTCATCGTCTCGATACTCTCAGCGGCCGCGTTCTTTGTGGCTGTTCGGGTTAGCCGACACGCGGCGACCAGCGTAGCCTGA
- the arsN2 gene encoding arsenic resistance N-acetyltransferase ArsN2: protein MKIRAARSDDLDVIKALLAENELPVDDVDAALLVDFLVAEDVSGRIVGSVGLERVGTDALLRSLAVVQTSRNAGLGGRLLAHAENLARASGISELWLLTTTAADFFPRAGYVTVNRSSASTRLQASTQFAQLCPASAVCMMKTF, encoded by the coding sequence ATGAAGATACGTGCCGCACGAAGTGATGACCTCGATGTCATCAAAGCATTGCTCGCAGAAAACGAACTGCCGGTCGACGACGTGGATGCAGCCTTGCTCGTCGACTTCCTGGTGGCGGAAGACGTCAGCGGCAGGATTGTTGGCAGTGTGGGTCTTGAGCGGGTTGGAACGGATGCGCTGTTGCGGTCATTGGCGGTTGTTCAAACTTCGCGCAATGCGGGGCTGGGAGGTCGCCTGCTGGCCCACGCGGAAAACCTGGCGCGCGCGTCCGGCATATCGGAGTTGTGGTTGCTTACAACGACGGCTGCGGATTTTTTCCCGCGGGCCGGATATGTAACAGTGAATCGGAGCAGCGCATCCACTCGATTGCAGGCGAGTACGCAGTTTGCGCAACTCTGTCCGGCGAGTGCCGTTTGCATGATGAAGACGTTTTAA
- a CDS encoding error-prone DNA polymerase produces the protein MDSTFSTLPAYAELFCFSNFTFLHGASHAEELVERAEQLGYSALAVTDECSLAGVVRAHVAAKQAKLPFIVGSYFRLVNADGSPAFGLILLARNREGYGNLSELITLARTRAPKGEYRLTPQDLSRPDRENRHLRGLPDCLAILVPDFPAKEDVLAAQVEWLDDTFTGRAWVGLVLHQRAMDDIHRGSVEFVARNQDVPVVALGNVVMHVRSRKPLQDTMTAIRVRRPVHECGYDLTQNAEQHLRSRLRLANLYPDDALAATVDIASRCAFSLDELRYEYPDELVPTGFTPAAYLRQETYIGAQRRFPSGIPHKVQEQIEHELELIADLQYEPYFLTVYDIVRFARSQSILCQGRGSAANSAVCYCLGVTEVDPARGNMLFERFISKERGEPPDIDVDFEHQRREEVIQYIYRKYGRDRAAIAAAVSTYRPRGALRETGKALGVDPQIVDVVAKSHHWFDTSQDLLARFRESGLDPEKPLIQAWAKLASQLLGFPRHLSQHSGGFVISRGKLTRLVPVENAAMEDRSVIEWDKDDLEALGLLKIDVLALGMLSAIRRALDIVSEQRGERFEMQDIPAEDPQTYEMISAADTVGVFQIESRAQMSMLPRMQPRTFYDLVIEVAIVRPGPIQGGAVHPYLQRRQGFEPVSYPSDALKTALGRTLGVPIFQEQVMQVAILAAGFTAGEADQLRRAMAAWKRKGGLEKYYDRIVHGMQERGYTLAFAESIFEQIKGFGEYGFPESHAASFALLVYASSWLKCHEPEAFLAAMLNSQPMGFYSPSQLVQDAQRHGVKVLPVDVTISGWDSALVNLQGAGRPAVRLGMSLLRGMKDGTAERIENARAVRPFESVNDLARRAQLDRKDLHVLADANALTSLAGNRREALWQSVAAVPDKDMLATAAVQDETPALGAPTEANDIVADYRSVGLTLGRHPLELLRPQLLANRLMPASTLRTYRDGRLARGCGLVTVRQRPGTAKGVMFVTLEDETGNVNVIVWPGLLEKQRQEALGASLLAVYGTWQCQGEVRHLIAQRLVDMSHLLGTLVTSTRNFH, from the coding sequence ATGGACTCCACGTTTTCCACCCTGCCGGCGTATGCCGAGCTGTTCTGCTTTTCCAATTTCACTTTTCTGCACGGTGCCTCCCATGCGGAAGAACTGGTTGAGCGCGCGGAGCAACTGGGCTATTCAGCGCTGGCCGTCACCGACGAGTGCTCGCTGGCTGGCGTCGTGCGCGCACACGTTGCAGCGAAGCAGGCAAAGCTGCCGTTTATCGTGGGATCCTACTTCCGTCTGGTGAACGCTGACGGATCACCCGCGTTCGGGCTGATTCTCCTCGCCAGAAACCGCGAGGGATACGGCAACCTGTCCGAGCTGATTACGCTGGCCCGTACACGCGCTCCGAAGGGCGAATACCGCCTGACGCCGCAGGACCTGTCGCGGCCCGACAGGGAAAACCGGCACCTGCGCGGCCTGCCCGACTGCCTCGCCATTCTGGTACCCGACTTTCCGGCGAAAGAAGACGTGCTGGCAGCACAGGTCGAATGGCTCGATGATACGTTCACGGGCCGCGCCTGGGTGGGACTTGTGCTGCACCAGCGTGCGATGGATGACATCCATCGGGGTTCGGTTGAGTTTGTCGCGCGGAATCAGGACGTCCCGGTTGTCGCGCTGGGCAACGTCGTCATGCACGTGCGCTCGCGAAAGCCGCTGCAGGACACCATGACCGCGATCCGCGTTCGCAGACCTGTGCATGAGTGCGGCTATGACCTGACACAGAATGCCGAGCAGCACCTGCGTTCCAGACTGCGGCTCGCTAACCTGTACCCCGACGACGCACTTGCCGCAACCGTCGATATTGCAAGCCGCTGCGCTTTTTCGCTGGATGAACTGCGTTACGAGTATCCGGACGAACTCGTTCCGACCGGCTTCACCCCTGCCGCCTATCTGCGGCAGGAAACGTACATCGGCGCACAACGACGCTTTCCGTCGGGTATTCCGCACAAGGTGCAGGAACAGATTGAGCATGAGCTTGAACTGATAGCGGACCTCCAGTACGAACCTTACTTCCTCACGGTGTACGACATCGTGCGCTTTGCACGTAGCCAGAGCATCCTCTGCCAGGGGCGCGGCTCCGCGGCTAACTCTGCCGTCTGCTATTGCCTCGGCGTAACCGAGGTGGACCCGGCTCGCGGCAACATGCTTTTTGAGCGCTTCATCTCGAAGGAGCGTGGCGAGCCGCCGGATATCGATGTCGACTTTGAACATCAGCGCCGCGAAGAAGTCATCCAGTACATCTATCGCAAGTACGGCCGCGACCGCGCAGCAATTGCGGCGGCAGTCTCAACCTATCGACCGCGCGGTGCGCTGCGCGAAACGGGGAAGGCGCTTGGCGTTGATCCCCAGATCGTTGACGTCGTCGCAAAGTCGCATCACTGGTTTGATACGAGTCAGGATCTGCTTGCGCGATTCAGGGAATCGGGCCTTGACCCGGAAAAGCCGCTGATTCAGGCGTGGGCGAAACTCGCATCGCAGTTGCTTGGCTTCCCGCGGCATCTCTCCCAGCATTCGGGTGGCTTTGTCATCAGTCGCGGCAAGCTGACGCGTCTCGTGCCTGTCGAGAATGCTGCAATGGAGGACCGGTCTGTCATCGAGTGGGACAAGGACGACCTCGAAGCGCTCGGTCTGCTGAAAATCGACGTCCTTGCACTCGGCATGCTCTCGGCCATCCGGCGCGCGCTTGATATTGTGTCGGAGCAGCGCGGCGAGCGTTTCGAAATGCAGGACATACCTGCCGAGGATCCGCAGACCTACGAGATGATTTCGGCTGCAGACACGGTTGGTGTTTTCCAGATCGAATCCCGGGCCCAGATGAGCATGCTGCCGCGGATGCAGCCCCGGACTTTCTATGACCTCGTGATCGAGGTGGCGATCGTCCGCCCAGGTCCGATTCAGGGCGGCGCCGTGCATCCCTACCTGCAGCGACGCCAGGGATTCGAGCCGGTCTCGTACCCGAGCGACGCGCTGAAGACCGCACTGGGACGAACCCTCGGCGTTCCGATCTTTCAGGAGCAGGTCATGCAGGTCGCGATTCTGGCGGCCGGTTTTACCGCCGGCGAAGCCGACCAGCTGCGCCGCGCGATGGCCGCCTGGAAACGTAAAGGCGGACTGGAAAAATATTACGACCGGATCGTTCATGGCATGCAGGAGCGCGGCTATACCCTCGCCTTCGCCGAATCCATTTTCGAACAGATCAAAGGCTTCGGTGAATACGGTTTTCCGGAGAGTCACGCGGCCAGTTTTGCGTTGCTCGTGTACGCAAGCAGCTGGTTGAAGTGCCACGAGCCGGAGGCGTTTCTGGCAGCCATGCTGAATTCACAGCCGATGGGCTTTTACTCACCATCACAATTGGTGCAGGACGCGCAACGTCACGGTGTCAAAGTCCTGCCCGTCGACGTGACAATCAGTGGCTGGGACTCCGCACTGGTAAATCTGCAAGGCGCCGGAAGACCTGCCGTCCGGCTCGGTATGTCGCTACTGCGAGGCATGAAAGACGGCACGGCGGAACGCATCGAGAATGCACGCGCGGTTCGGCCGTTCGAAAGCGTCAACGATCTTGCACGCCGCGCGCAACTGGACCGCAAGGATCTTCATGTACTGGCCGATGCCAACGCGCTCACCTCCCTCGCCGGCAATCGCCGTGAAGCGCTGTGGCAATCCGTTGCAGCGGTACCAGACAAGGACATGCTCGCGACAGCGGCCGTTCAGGATGAGACTCCAGCCCTCGGTGCGCCCACTGAGGCCAACGACATCGTTGCTGACTACCGCTCAGTGGGCCTGACGCTTGGCCGGCACCCACTTGAACTACTCAGGCCGCAACTCCTCGCGAACAGGCTGATGCCGGCGTCGACGCTGCGCACCTATCGCGATGGACGACTCGCCCGTGGCTGCGGGCTCGTCACCGTGCGTCAGCGTCCGGGCACGGCCAAGGGTGTGATGTTCGTGACGCTCGAAGACGAGACCGGTAACGTGAACGTGATCGTGTGGCCGGGTTTGCTTGAAAAACAGCGGCAGGAAGCGCTGGGTGCGTCACTGCTAGCCGTCTATGGTACGTGGCAATGCCAGGGGGAAGTACGACACCTGATTGCACAGCGGCTGGTAGACATGTCACACCTACTGGGCACGCTCGTCACGTCGACGCGAAACTTCCATTAG
- a CDS encoding ArsR/SmtB family transcription factor: protein MAVDAGHRCRAAVISIGLESSANLDDLCTMKEKDAIKALSALAQPTRLGIFRLLVTAGPDGLSVGVIQEQLDLASATLSFHLKELTHAGLVSSRQEGRFVYYAAEIDHMNGLVDFLTENCCQGVETADCKPRKKVKC from the coding sequence ATGGCGGTCGATGCCGGGCATCGTTGTCGCGCCGCTGTCATCTCAATAGGTTTAGAATCGTCGGCTAATCTCGACGACCTGTGCACCATGAAGGAAAAAGACGCAATCAAAGCCCTGTCAGCGCTGGCCCAGCCGACGCGTTTGGGTATATTCCGCCTGCTAGTGACGGCCGGACCCGACGGATTGAGCGTCGGCGTTATTCAGGAGCAACTGGACCTTGCGAGCGCCACGCTGTCCTTTCACCTCAAGGAACTGACCCACGCGGGTCTCGTGTCGTCCCGGCAGGAGGGCCGATTCGTCTACTACGCGGCGGAGATAGACCATATGAACGGCCTGGTCGACTTTCTGACGGAGAACTGCTGCCAGGGTGTTGAAACGGCAGACTGCAAACCCCGCAAAAAGGTGAAGTGTTAG
- a CDS encoding Y-family DNA polymerase, whose amino-acid sequence MRVFLAVHLPRLQLEVFRPKWLPEPAHGCVVLDRDKVLIADGVARSAGVRVGMKRGGVLTLTPGVEMYEREPGREYGVQREVAIALMRFSPDVAMLDEAVVVVDIGASLRLFGGLLAVCRQAKAILDAIGLTARISAAPTGQGAWLLAKHRNRRVLKMESLERQLSALPLLSVPEVRPFADWFAGLGCETIADVRRLPRAGLQRRCGEHLLDSLDRAFGTAPELFDWLELPPTFSARIEMPDRIEHAEAALFGAHRLVVQLCGWLCAKQLALTGATLLLEHERGRQAIEPTPIGIALGEPTWREDHLVRLIRERLGRIELTAPVIALRLDASNVQSAVPASDTLFPEPGGTAEDHTRLVELLVARLGEENVLRPAPTADYRPEIANRWVPVASASKSTVLPEGFPRPTWLLEKPVRLLMRKHRPFYGSPLRMVSPGERIEAGWFDGELVTRDYFVAQGEDQSCFWIYRERVSSRDAEEDQRWFLHGLFG is encoded by the coding sequence ATGCGCGTATTTCTCGCCGTCCACTTGCCCCGGTTGCAACTCGAGGTCTTCCGACCAAAGTGGCTGCCTGAGCCCGCACATGGCTGCGTGGTCCTGGACAGGGACAAGGTGCTCATCGCAGACGGGGTAGCCAGGTCTGCGGGCGTGCGGGTTGGCATGAAACGCGGCGGTGTGCTGACGCTCACTCCGGGAGTGGAGATGTACGAACGCGAGCCGGGCCGTGAATATGGAGTGCAGCGGGAAGTGGCGATCGCGCTCATGAGGTTCTCGCCAGATGTCGCCATGCTCGACGAGGCGGTCGTGGTTGTCGACATCGGTGCGAGCCTGCGTCTGTTCGGCGGTCTGCTTGCAGTGTGCCGTCAGGCCAAAGCGATACTCGACGCAATTGGACTGACCGCGCGAATAAGTGCCGCGCCCACAGGTCAAGGTGCATGGCTGCTCGCGAAACACCGGAACCGGCGTGTACTCAAGATGGAATCGCTTGAGCGGCAACTGTCCGCATTGCCATTGCTGTCGGTGCCGGAGGTTCGACCGTTCGCTGACTGGTTCGCGGGACTGGGCTGCGAAACGATCGCCGATGTACGACGGTTGCCGCGTGCTGGTCTGCAGCGCCGTTGCGGCGAACACCTCCTTGATTCGCTGGACCGGGCCTTTGGCACGGCGCCCGAACTCTTTGACTGGCTGGAACTGCCCCCGACGTTCTCCGCCCGCATTGAAATGCCCGACCGCATCGAGCATGCGGAAGCAGCGCTCTTTGGCGCGCATCGTCTCGTCGTCCAGCTATGTGGCTGGCTGTGCGCAAAACAGCTGGCCCTGACAGGCGCGACCCTCCTGCTGGAGCACGAGCGCGGACGGCAGGCAATTGAGCCGACCCCGATCGGGATCGCGCTCGGCGAGCCAACGTGGCGTGAGGACCACCTCGTTCGGCTCATCAGGGAGCGCCTTGGACGGATTGAGCTGACTGCACCGGTCATTGCGTTACGGCTCGATGCGTCCAATGTGCAATCTGCAGTGCCGGCATCGGACACGCTATTTCCGGAACCCGGCGGCACAGCCGAAGACCACACCCGTCTTGTCGAATTGCTGGTTGCTCGACTCGGCGAAGAAAACGTACTCCGGCCTGCGCCAACCGCGGATTACCGACCTGAAATTGCCAATCGATGGGTGCCTGTCGCAAGTGCGTCGAAAAGCACCGTGCTGCCCGAAGGATTTCCGCGACCCACATGGCTTCTGGAAAAGCCAGTGCGTCTGCTCATGCGCAAACACCGGCCGTTTTACGGTTCACCTCTGCGCATGGTGTCGCCAGGCGAACGCATCGAGGCCGGGTGGTTTGATGGCGAACTGGTGACGCGCGATTATTTCGTCGCCCAGGGCGAAGACCAGAGCTGCTTCTGGATATACCGCGAGCGCGTCAGCAGTCGGGACGCAGAAGAAGACCAACGGTGGTTCCTGCATGGCCTGTTCGGATGA
- a CDS encoding ArsI/CadI family heavy metal resistance metalloenzyme, with the protein MKRFHVHVIVPTLDESVRFYSSMFGAQPTVLKDDYAKWMLEDPRMNFAISARGGEAGVNHLGFQVDSDEELSALREQVVAGSVAVQDQPGAQCCYASSNKYWTQDPAGVPWETYHTLGGIPMFGADSRQAAASEGGACCAPVTSIPAVIEKKVGCC; encoded by the coding sequence ATGAAGCGATTTCACGTGCACGTTATTGTCCCGACACTCGATGAAAGCGTGCGTTTTTACAGCAGTATGTTCGGCGCGCAGCCCACCGTGCTCAAGGACGATTACGCGAAGTGGATGCTTGAAGACCCGCGCATGAACTTCGCCATTTCGGCGCGTGGCGGTGAAGCAGGCGTCAATCACTTGGGATTTCAAGTCGATAGCGATGAGGAGCTGTCAGCTCTTCGCGAGCAGGTCGTCGCCGGCAGCGTCGCGGTACAGGACCAGCCCGGCGCGCAGTGCTGTTACGCAAGTTCGAACAAATACTGGACGCAGGACCCGGCCGGTGTGCCTTGGGAGACGTATCACACGCTCGGCGGCATCCCGATGTTCGGAGCGGACAGCCGACAGGCTGCCGCTTCGGAGGGCGGCGCCTGCTGCGCTCCCGTCACGTCGATTCCGGCGGTGATTGAGAAAAAGGTTGGCTGCTGCTGA
- a CDS encoding DUF2970 domain-containing protein, producing the protein MQFLRLVRIVLSSFFGVRKRASHEADFANVNFVLLPFVAVFLAVAIGAIIFGFVHLVADSTSAMQGF; encoded by the coding sequence ATGCAATTCCTCCGACTCGTCCGCATCGTTCTTTCCAGCTTCTTCGGCGTGCGCAAGCGTGCGTCGCATGAGGCGGACTTCGCCAACGTGAACTTTGTGCTGCTGCCGTTCGTGGCCGTGTTCTTGGCAGTGGCCATCGGCGCAATCATATTCGGCTTTGTGCACCTGGTCGCGGACTCGACGAGCGCAATGCAGGGCTTCTGA
- a CDS encoding ArsR/SmtB family transcription factor: MATLDSKLAVKALAALAHETRLAVFRLLVTAGRSGMSPGAIAEKLGLPAPTLSFHLKELAHAELIEGKSQGRFIIYCASYDHMQTLMDFLMENCCAAEQAEQCGCATNETEA; encoded by the coding sequence ATGGCAACCCTGGATTCGAAGCTTGCAGTCAAGGCGCTTGCAGCGCTCGCGCACGAAACACGTCTCGCGGTCTTCCGTCTTCTGGTGACGGCTGGACGCTCGGGTATGAGTCCAGGCGCCATTGCCGAAAAGCTGGGGCTCCCGGCGCCCACGCTGTCATTTCACCTGAAGGAGCTCGCCCACGCAGAGCTCATTGAAGGCAAAAGTCAGGGGCGGTTCATCATCTACTGCGCCAGCTATGACCACATGCAGACGCTCATGGATTTCCTGATGGAAAACTGCTGCGCAGCGGAGCAAGCGGAACAATGCGGCTGCGCGACCAACGAAACGGAGGCGTAA
- a CDS encoding SOS response-associated peptidase family protein: protein MCYSAQIQADYRKYVRMFGAHMSIREFAQLYWERAEGSNVKIPKAMDAAFSVPQTDEERRIKEAIDRFNGEQATRLEQELFKQRARLADAERTLQGKTTKAATESKRIATSKIESTLRGLDDLRRTEPKDRDSRIFPGNYAPVMIMEGGKRVIKPMRYHCRPAGKPAFYDKKYPGTYNARFDNLEGFWKGLFGYSHGLIVANAFYENVKRHRLEGRELADGELEENVVLEFKPQPAQDMLVACLWSRWQSPGQPDLLSFAAITDEPPPEIAAAGHDRCIIPIKPEHIDAWLNPEPHNLAAQYAILDDRHRPYYEHRMAA from the coding sequence ATGTGCTATTCAGCCCAGATCCAGGCGGACTACCGCAAGTACGTCAGAATGTTTGGCGCGCACATGAGCATCCGGGAGTTCGCGCAGCTGTACTGGGAGCGCGCCGAGGGCAGCAACGTGAAAATTCCGAAAGCGATGGACGCCGCGTTCTCGGTTCCCCAGACCGACGAGGAACGACGGATCAAGGAAGCGATCGACCGGTTCAACGGCGAGCAGGCGACCAGGCTCGAGCAGGAATTGTTCAAACAGCGCGCGCGACTCGCCGACGCGGAACGCACCCTTCAGGGCAAAACGACGAAGGCGGCCACCGAAAGCAAACGGATCGCAACCAGCAAGATCGAGTCGACGCTGCGCGGGCTTGACGATCTCCGGCGCACCGAGCCGAAAGACCGCGATTCGCGAATTTTCCCCGGTAACTATGCTCCGGTGATGATCATGGAAGGCGGCAAGCGCGTCATCAAGCCAATGCGATATCACTGTCGCCCGGCTGGCAAGCCTGCGTTCTACGACAAGAAATATCCCGGGACTTACAACGCCAGATTTGACAACCTCGAAGGCTTCTGGAAGGGACTTTTTGGGTATTCGCACGGTCTTATCGTCGCGAATGCCTTCTATGAAAACGTGAAACGGCATCGCCTCGAAGGGCGTGAGCTCGCTGACGGCGAACTGGAGGAAAACGTGGTCCTGGAGTTCAAGCCGCAGCCCGCTCAGGACATGCTCGTCGCCTGCCTGTGGTCACGTTGGCAAAGCCCCGGCCAGCCTGATCTGCTCTCCTTCGCAGCTATCACCGATGAGCCGCCGCCGGAGATTGCTGCCGCGGGCCATGATCGCTGCATCATTCCCATCAAGCCGGAGCATATTGACGCGTGGCTCAATCCCGAGCCACACAATCTCGCGGCACAGTACGCGATTCTGGACGACCGCCATAGACCGTACTACGAACATCGGATGGCGGCCTGA
- the arsH gene encoding arsenical resistance protein ArsH, translating into MTVHAIKGDQTFPAAKPDFFDTDIAARLGMESQQPVRILLLYGSLRERSYSRLLVEEAARLLQTFGAETRIFDPRGLPHADDVDVKNHPKVKELLELSLWSEGHVWCSPERHGTITGLIKTQIDHLPLVSGGIRPTQGRTLAVMQVSGGSQSFNSVNQLRQLGRWMRMFTIPNQSSVAKAFEEFEENGRMKPSSYYDRLVDVMEELVKFTLLLRGRADYLVDRYSERVKEDRPLDPATDLASQAIADHSRKEAQATNQ; encoded by the coding sequence ATGACAGTTCACGCAATCAAGGGCGACCAGACATTCCCGGCCGCCAAACCAGATTTTTTCGACACTGACATCGCCGCGCGTCTTGGAATGGAAAGCCAGCAGCCAGTGCGGATACTGTTGCTCTACGGCTCGCTTCGTGAGCGTTCGTACTCACGTCTGCTCGTTGAAGAAGCCGCTCGCCTGCTGCAGACGTTCGGCGCTGAAACGCGGATTTTTGACCCGCGTGGTCTGCCGCATGCCGATGATGTTGATGTGAAGAACCATCCGAAAGTGAAAGAGCTGCTCGAGCTGTCCCTTTGGTCGGAAGGACACGTCTGGTGTAGCCCGGAGCGCCACGGCACCATCACCGGTCTGATAAAGACGCAGATTGACCATCTGCCGCTGGTCAGCGGCGGTATCCGGCCGACGCAGGGGCGCACGCTTGCCGTCATGCAAGTGAGTGGCGGCTCGCAGTCGTTCAACTCAGTCAATCAACTCCGTCAGCTCGGACGATGGATGCGCATGTTCACCATCCCCAACCAGTCGTCTGTTGCCAAAGCTTTTGAAGAATTCGAAGAGAACGGCCGGATGAAGCCGTCGTCTTACTACGACCGACTGGTTGACGTGATGGAAGAACTCGTGAAGTTCACGCTGCTGCTTCGCGGTCGTGCCGACTATCTCGTCGACCGGTACAGCGAACGTGTGAAGGAAGACCGTCCGCTCGACCCGGCGACCGACCTAGCCTCCCAGGCAATCGCTGACCATTCCCGCAAAGAAGCGCAGGCGACCAACCAATAA
- the imuA gene encoding translesion DNA synthesis-associated protein ImuA, which translates to MTVPSPIPEAIHPSLWRASQLARGRGRTVDTGYAALSAELPGGGWPIGALIDLLVQQAGVGEMRLLRPALSALGKRPVAMVQPPHVPNGLGLEYIGLSPEQLLQIRAAKTADALWSAEQILRAGSCGALLFWTQYVQTASLRRLHLAAQSSETLFFMVRPLAAAQDASPAVLRLALRPERDGLTVDIAKRRGPARAEPLSIPLQPTPVLFSHHARISRRPLAPVATRGLPTKVAA; encoded by the coding sequence ATGACTGTCCCGTCCCCCATTCCGGAAGCAATACACCCGTCCCTGTGGCGGGCGTCGCAGCTTGCGCGCGGTCGTGGCAGGACAGTCGATACCGGCTACGCGGCGCTTTCAGCAGAGCTGCCCGGCGGCGGGTGGCCGATCGGCGCGCTCATCGACTTGCTGGTCCAGCAGGCCGGCGTGGGAGAGATGCGGTTGCTTCGCCCTGCGCTCAGCGCACTGGGCAAACGGCCCGTTGCGATGGTTCAGCCGCCGCATGTTCCGAACGGCCTCGGTCTCGAGTACATCGGTCTTTCTCCGGAACAGCTGCTGCAGATTCGCGCCGCAAAGACGGCCGACGCATTGTGGTCAGCCGAGCAGATCCTGCGTGCCGGAAGCTGCGGTGCACTCCTGTTCTGGACGCAGTACGTCCAGACGGCTTCATTGCGGCGGCTACATCTGGCCGCGCAGTCTTCGGAGACGCTTTTTTTCATGGTTCGTCCCCTGGCGGCGGCGCAGGATGCGTCCCCTGCCGTTTTACGACTGGCGCTCAGGCCAGAACGCGACGGTCTGACCGTCGATATTGCGAAGCGACGAGGTCCAGCACGCGCGGAACCTCTGTCCATCCCACTTCAACCAACCCCTGTCCTGTTTTCGCACCATGCGCGTATTTCTCGCCGTCCACTTGCCCCGGTTGCAACTCGAGGTCTTCCGACCAAAGTGGCTGCCTGA